A region of Ursus arctos isolate Adak ecotype North America unplaced genomic scaffold, UrsArc2.0 scaffold_31, whole genome shotgun sequence DNA encodes the following proteins:
- the LOC123001714 gene encoding LOW QUALITY PROTEIN: U6 snRNA-associated Sm-like protein LSm5 (The sequence of the model RefSeq protein was modified relative to this genomic sequence to represent the inferred CDS: substituted 2 bases at 2 genomic stop codons): MTANTTTNPSQPLPLELVDKFIGXRIHIVIXNDKEIVGTLLGYDDFVNRVLEDVTKFEITPEGRRITKLDKILLNGNNVTMLVPGEGPEK, from the coding sequence ATGACAGCTAACACTACCACTAACCCATCACAGCCTCTGCCTCTAGAGCTTGTGGACAAATTTATAGGATGAAGAATTCACATTGtgatataaaatgataaagaaattgtTGGCACACTTTTGGGGTATGATGACTTTGTCAATAGGGTATTGGAGGATGTCACTAAGTTTGAAATCACACCAGAAGGAAGAAGGATCACTAAATTAGATAAAATTTTGCTAAATGGAAATAATGTAACAATGCTGGTTCCTGGAGAAGGTCCTGAAAAATGA
- the SMIM13 gene encoding small integral membrane protein 13, protein MWHNVGLTLLVFVTTLLIVLLLMVCGWYFVWHLFLSKFKFLRELVGDTGSQEGDHEPSGSETEEDTSSSSHRIRSARQRRAPADEGH, encoded by the exons ATGTGGCACAACGTCGGGCTGACCCTGCTGGTGTTCGTGACCACGCTGCTGATCGTGCTGCTGCTGATGGTGTGCG gttGGTATTTTGTATGGCATCTTTTTTTATCAAAATTCAAGTTTCTGCGGGAACTGGTGGGAGACACAGGATCTCAGGAGGGAGATCATGAGCCGTCAGGCTCTGAGACCGAAGAAGACACTTCGTCATCTTCACACAGGATCAGATCTGCTCGGCAAAGGAGGGCACCTGCTGATGAAGGCCACTGA